A region from the Lolium perenne isolate Kyuss_39 chromosome 4, Kyuss_2.0, whole genome shotgun sequence genome encodes:
- the LOC127294725 gene encoding RNA-directed DNA methylation 4 isoform X3 — MASAAVAASTSAAEAREKPVVVRVKRKPSQARPDAFWLEINERPMKKAMLDFSSLSISQPSSSTAQEEPRVKKLLVQHVETVHHSGAVEDVLHSLLQSDASAKEIKSKTKEWNERMKKDNKQDQLRSAARQRHENLGRNARFAQIWKSRKGDNNETDETLREMCHLYDAVQVDSDGEKHSAEPEMTSFEENAILCNFLPLIREHLPSAAEEIESDITSLAHSEDSDVYDIYTVKEVDDADMEETSAASYPLLQVDDEDGECYNDDEYPYDTDDSNAEDNPLYDYPEEVESSEDEENSDIDASGSDYENEEVEKDDDDDDE, encoded by the exons ATGGCGTCTGCAGCTgtggccgcctccacctccgctgcTGAAGCGCGGGAGAAGCCCGTCGTCGTCAGGGTCAAGCGCAAGCCCTCGCAGGCCCGCCCCGACGCATTCT GGTTAGAGATCAATGAGAGGCCCATGAAGAAGGCCATGCTAGATTTCTCGAGCCTTTCTATCTCGCAACCCTCCTCCTCAACTGCCCAAG AGGAACCGCGAGTTAAGAAGCTTCTTGTCCAACATGTCGAGACAGTGCATCATTCTGGAGCTGTTGAAGATGTTCTTCATTCCCTTTTG CAGTCTGACGCGAGTGCCAAAGAGATAAAGAGCAAGACAAAGGAGTGGAATGAAAGAATGAAGAAAGACAAT AAACAAGACCAACTACGTTCAGCAGCCAGACAGAGACATGAG AATCTTGGAAGAAATGCCCGCTTTGCACAAATATGGAAGAGTCGGAAAGGAGACAATAATGAGACTGATGAAACACTTAGAGAAATGTGCCATCTTTATGATGCTGTCCAAGTAGATTCTGATGGAGAGAAGCATTCAGCGGAACCAGA GATGACCTCTTTCGAAGAGAATGCAATTTTGTGCAACTTTCTTCCACTTATACGGGAGCACTTGCCATCAGCTGCTGAAGAAATCGAATCGGATATTACTTCGCTGGCACATTCAGAAG ATTCAGATGTTTATGACATATATACTGTCAAGGAAGTGGATGATGCAGACATGGAGGAGACATCAGCAGCTTCATACCCACT GTTACAAGTGGATGATGAGGATGGTGAATGTTACAATGATGATGAGTATCCATACGATACTGATGATTCAAATG CCGAAGATAACCCACTCTACGATTATCCTGAAGAAGTAGAGTCGTCAGAGGATGAGGAAAACAGCGACATAGATGCCTCAGGTTCTGACTATGAGAATGAAGAGGTGGAAAaggacgatgatgacgacgatgagtAG
- the LOC127294726 gene encoding protein transport protein sec61 subunit beta, with protein MARTSSQSQSSVGGGGAAGSRPATAGPRGTPAATAGMRRRPGRTSSSASGGGSFSGAGGNNMLRFYTDEAPGLRLSPTMVLVMSVCFIGFVTALHVFGKLYRSRTAASASA; from the coding sequence ATGGCTCGCACGTCCTCGCAATCCCAGTCctccgtcggcggcggcggcgctgccggATCCCGCCCGGCCACCGCCGGGCCCCGCGGCACGCCCGCCGCCACGGCCGGCATGCGCCGCCGGCCCGGCCGCACCTCCTCCTCCGCGTCCGGAGGCGGAAGCTTCTCCGGCGCCGGAGGGAACAACATGCTCCGCTTCTACACCGACGAGGCCCCGGGGCTGCGCCTCTCCCCCACCATGGTGCTCGTCATGTCCGTCTGCTTCATCGGCTTCGTCACCGCCCTCCACGTCTTCGGCAAGCTCTACCGCTCCcgcaccgccgcctccgcctccgcctga
- the LOC127294725 gene encoding RNA-directed DNA methylation 4 isoform X2 has translation MASAAVAASTSAAEAREKPVVVRVKRKPSQARPDAFWLEINERPMKKAMLDFSSLSISQPSSSTAQASEEPRVKKLLVQHVETVHHSGAVEDVLHSLLSDASAKEIKSKTKEWNERMKKDNKQDQLRSAARQRHENLGRNARFAQIWKSRKGDNNETDETLREMCHLYDAVQVDSDGEKHSAEPEMTSFEENAILCNFLPLIREHLPSAAEEIESDITSLAHSEDSDVYDIYTVKEVDDADMEETSAASYPLLQVDDEDGECYNDDEYPYDTDDSNAEDNPLYDYPEEVESSEDEENSDIDASGSDYENEEVEKDDDDDDE, from the exons ATGGCGTCTGCAGCTgtggccgcctccacctccgctgcTGAAGCGCGGGAGAAGCCCGTCGTCGTCAGGGTCAAGCGCAAGCCCTCGCAGGCCCGCCCCGACGCATTCT GGTTAGAGATCAATGAGAGGCCCATGAAGAAGGCCATGCTAGATTTCTCGAGCCTTTCTATCTCGCAACCCTCCTCCTCAACTGCCCAAG CTTCAGAGGAACCGCGAGTTAAGAAGCTTCTTGTCCAACATGTCGAGACAGTGCATCATTCTGGAGCTGTTGAAGATGTTCTTCATTCCCTTTTG TCTGACGCGAGTGCCAAAGAGATAAAGAGCAAGACAAAGGAGTGGAATGAAAGAATGAAGAAAGACAAT AAACAAGACCAACTACGTTCAGCAGCCAGACAGAGACATGAG AATCTTGGAAGAAATGCCCGCTTTGCACAAATATGGAAGAGTCGGAAAGGAGACAATAATGAGACTGATGAAACACTTAGAGAAATGTGCCATCTTTATGATGCTGTCCAAGTAGATTCTGATGGAGAGAAGCATTCAGCGGAACCAGA GATGACCTCTTTCGAAGAGAATGCAATTTTGTGCAACTTTCTTCCACTTATACGGGAGCACTTGCCATCAGCTGCTGAAGAAATCGAATCGGATATTACTTCGCTGGCACATTCAGAAG ATTCAGATGTTTATGACATATATACTGTCAAGGAAGTGGATGATGCAGACATGGAGGAGACATCAGCAGCTTCATACCCACT GTTACAAGTGGATGATGAGGATGGTGAATGTTACAATGATGATGAGTATCCATACGATACTGATGATTCAAATG CCGAAGATAACCCACTCTACGATTATCCTGAAGAAGTAGAGTCGTCAGAGGATGAGGAAAACAGCGACATAGATGCCTCAGGTTCTGACTATGAGAATGAAGAGGTGGAAAaggacgatgatgacgacgatgagtAG
- the LOC127294725 gene encoding RNA-directed DNA methylation 4 isoform X4, whose translation MASAAVAASTSAAEAREKPVVVRVKRKPSQARPDAFWLEINERPMKKAMLDFSSLSISQPSSSTAQEEPRVKKLLVQHVETVHHSGAVEDVLHSLLSDASAKEIKSKTKEWNERMKKDNKQDQLRSAARQRHENLGRNARFAQIWKSRKGDNNETDETLREMCHLYDAVQVDSDGEKHSAEPEMTSFEENAILCNFLPLIREHLPSAAEEIESDITSLAHSEDSDVYDIYTVKEVDDADMEETSAASYPLLQVDDEDGECYNDDEYPYDTDDSNAEDNPLYDYPEEVESSEDEENSDIDASGSDYENEEVEKDDDDDDE comes from the exons ATGGCGTCTGCAGCTgtggccgcctccacctccgctgcTGAAGCGCGGGAGAAGCCCGTCGTCGTCAGGGTCAAGCGCAAGCCCTCGCAGGCCCGCCCCGACGCATTCT GGTTAGAGATCAATGAGAGGCCCATGAAGAAGGCCATGCTAGATTTCTCGAGCCTTTCTATCTCGCAACCCTCCTCCTCAACTGCCCAAG AGGAACCGCGAGTTAAGAAGCTTCTTGTCCAACATGTCGAGACAGTGCATCATTCTGGAGCTGTTGAAGATGTTCTTCATTCCCTTTTG TCTGACGCGAGTGCCAAAGAGATAAAGAGCAAGACAAAGGAGTGGAATGAAAGAATGAAGAAAGACAAT AAACAAGACCAACTACGTTCAGCAGCCAGACAGAGACATGAG AATCTTGGAAGAAATGCCCGCTTTGCACAAATATGGAAGAGTCGGAAAGGAGACAATAATGAGACTGATGAAACACTTAGAGAAATGTGCCATCTTTATGATGCTGTCCAAGTAGATTCTGATGGAGAGAAGCATTCAGCGGAACCAGA GATGACCTCTTTCGAAGAGAATGCAATTTTGTGCAACTTTCTTCCACTTATACGGGAGCACTTGCCATCAGCTGCTGAAGAAATCGAATCGGATATTACTTCGCTGGCACATTCAGAAG ATTCAGATGTTTATGACATATATACTGTCAAGGAAGTGGATGATGCAGACATGGAGGAGACATCAGCAGCTTCATACCCACT GTTACAAGTGGATGATGAGGATGGTGAATGTTACAATGATGATGAGTATCCATACGATACTGATGATTCAAATG CCGAAGATAACCCACTCTACGATTATCCTGAAGAAGTAGAGTCGTCAGAGGATGAGGAAAACAGCGACATAGATGCCTCAGGTTCTGACTATGAGAATGAAGAGGTGGAAAaggacgatgatgacgacgatgagtAG
- the LOC127294725 gene encoding RNA-directed DNA methylation 4 isoform X1 codes for MASAAVAASTSAAEAREKPVVVRVKRKPSQARPDAFWLEINERPMKKAMLDFSSLSISQPSSSTAQASEEPRVKKLLVQHVETVHHSGAVEDVLHSLLQSDASAKEIKSKTKEWNERMKKDNKQDQLRSAARQRHENLGRNARFAQIWKSRKGDNNETDETLREMCHLYDAVQVDSDGEKHSAEPEMTSFEENAILCNFLPLIREHLPSAAEEIESDITSLAHSEDSDVYDIYTVKEVDDADMEETSAASYPLLQVDDEDGECYNDDEYPYDTDDSNAEDNPLYDYPEEVESSEDEENSDIDASGSDYENEEVEKDDDDDDE; via the exons ATGGCGTCTGCAGCTgtggccgcctccacctccgctgcTGAAGCGCGGGAGAAGCCCGTCGTCGTCAGGGTCAAGCGCAAGCCCTCGCAGGCCCGCCCCGACGCATTCT GGTTAGAGATCAATGAGAGGCCCATGAAGAAGGCCATGCTAGATTTCTCGAGCCTTTCTATCTCGCAACCCTCCTCCTCAACTGCCCAAG CTTCAGAGGAACCGCGAGTTAAGAAGCTTCTTGTCCAACATGTCGAGACAGTGCATCATTCTGGAGCTGTTGAAGATGTTCTTCATTCCCTTTTG CAGTCTGACGCGAGTGCCAAAGAGATAAAGAGCAAGACAAAGGAGTGGAATGAAAGAATGAAGAAAGACAAT AAACAAGACCAACTACGTTCAGCAGCCAGACAGAGACATGAG AATCTTGGAAGAAATGCCCGCTTTGCACAAATATGGAAGAGTCGGAAAGGAGACAATAATGAGACTGATGAAACACTTAGAGAAATGTGCCATCTTTATGATGCTGTCCAAGTAGATTCTGATGGAGAGAAGCATTCAGCGGAACCAGA GATGACCTCTTTCGAAGAGAATGCAATTTTGTGCAACTTTCTTCCACTTATACGGGAGCACTTGCCATCAGCTGCTGAAGAAATCGAATCGGATATTACTTCGCTGGCACATTCAGAAG ATTCAGATGTTTATGACATATATACTGTCAAGGAAGTGGATGATGCAGACATGGAGGAGACATCAGCAGCTTCATACCCACT GTTACAAGTGGATGATGAGGATGGTGAATGTTACAATGATGATGAGTATCCATACGATACTGATGATTCAAATG CCGAAGATAACCCACTCTACGATTATCCTGAAGAAGTAGAGTCGTCAGAGGATGAGGAAAACAGCGACATAGATGCCTCAGGTTCTGACTATGAGAATGAAGAGGTGGAAAaggacgatgatgacgacgatgagtAG